A section of the Streptomyces sp. Je 1-369 genome encodes:
- the ettA gene encoding energy-dependent translational throttle protein EttA has product MAEYIYTMRKTRKAHGDKVILDDVTLSFLPGAKIGVVGPNGAGKSTVLKIMAGLEQPSNGDAFLSPGFSVGILMQEPQLDESKTVLENVQDGAAEIMGKLKRFNEVAELMATDYSDALMEEMGKLQEDLDHANAWDLDAQLEQAMDALGCPPGDWPVTTLSGGEKRRVALCKLLIEAPDLLLLDEPTNHLDAESVNWLEQHLSQYAGAVVAVTHDRYFLDNVAQWILELDRGRAHPYEGNYSTYLEKKQTRLKVEGRKDEKRAKRLKEELEWVRSNAKGRQAKSKARLARYEEMAAEADKMRKLDFEEIQIPPGPRLGSIVVEVEHLSKAFGDKVLVDDLSFSLPRNGIVGIIGPNGAGKTTLFKMIQGLEQPDSGSIKVGDTVKVSYVDQGRANIDPKKTLWAVVSDELDYINVGQVEMPSRAYVSAFGFKGPDQQKPAGVLSGGERNRLNLALTLKEGGNLLLLDEPTNDLDVETLSSLENALLEFPGAAVVISHDRWFLDRVATHILAYEGDSKWYWFEGNFESYEKNKVERLGVDATRPHRATYKKLTRG; this is encoded by the coding sequence TTGGCTGAGTACATCTACACCATGCGCAAGACGCGCAAGGCGCACGGCGACAAGGTGATCCTCGACGACGTCACCTTGAGCTTCCTTCCTGGCGCGAAGATCGGTGTCGTGGGCCCCAACGGCGCCGGTAAGTCCACGGTGCTGAAGATCATGGCCGGGCTCGAGCAGCCGTCCAACGGTGACGCGTTCCTGTCGCCCGGGTTCAGCGTCGGCATCCTCATGCAGGAGCCGCAGCTGGACGAGTCGAAGACGGTCCTGGAGAACGTGCAGGACGGCGCCGCCGAGATCATGGGCAAGCTGAAGCGCTTCAACGAGGTCGCCGAGCTCATGGCGACGGACTACTCGGACGCGCTCATGGAGGAGATGGGCAAGCTCCAGGAGGACCTGGACCACGCCAACGCGTGGGACCTGGACGCCCAGCTGGAGCAGGCGATGGACGCGCTGGGCTGCCCGCCCGGCGACTGGCCCGTCACCACCCTCTCCGGTGGCGAGAAGCGCCGCGTCGCGCTCTGCAAGCTCCTCATCGAGGCGCCCGACCTGCTGCTCCTCGACGAGCCCACCAACCACCTCGACGCCGAGTCGGTGAACTGGCTGGAGCAGCACCTCTCCCAGTACGCCGGTGCTGTCGTAGCGGTCACCCACGACCGGTACTTCCTGGACAACGTCGCCCAGTGGATCCTGGAGCTCGACCGCGGTCGCGCCCACCCGTACGAGGGCAACTACTCCACGTACCTGGAGAAGAAGCAGACCCGTCTCAAGGTCGAGGGCCGCAAGGACGAGAAGCGCGCCAAGCGGCTCAAGGAAGAGCTCGAGTGGGTGCGGTCCAACGCCAAGGGGCGGCAGGCCAAGTCCAAGGCGCGTCTGGCGCGCTACGAGGAGATGGCCGCCGAGGCGGACAAGATGCGGAAGCTGGACTTCGAGGAGATCCAGATCCCGCCGGGCCCGCGTCTGGGCTCGATCGTCGTCGAGGTCGAGCACCTGTCGAAGGCGTTCGGCGACAAGGTCCTCGTCGACGACCTCAGCTTCTCGCTGCCGCGCAACGGCATCGTCGGCATCATCGGTCCGAACGGCGCGGGCAAGACCACGCTGTTCAAGATGATCCAGGGCCTGGAGCAGCCGGACTCCGGCAGCATCAAGGTCGGCGACACGGTCAAGGTCAGCTACGTCGACCAGGGCCGCGCCAACATCGACCCGAAGAAGACGCTGTGGGCCGTCGTCTCCGACGAGCTGGACTACATCAACGTCGGCCAGGTCGAGATGCCCTCGCGGGCGTACGTCTCCGCGTTCGGCTTCAAGGGCCCGGACCAGCAGAAGCCGGCCGGCGTGCTCTCCGGTGGTGAGCGCAACCGCCTCAACCTGGCGCTGACCCTCAAGGAGGGCGGCAACCTGCTCCTCCTCGACGAGCCGACGAACGACCTGGACGTCGAGACCCTGTCCTCCCTGGAGAACGCGCTCCTGGAGTTCCCCGGTGCCGCCGTCGTGATCTCCCACGACCGCTGGTTCCTCGACAGGGTCGCCACGCACATCCTGGCGTACGAGGGCGACTCCAAGTGGTACTGGTTCGAGGGCAACTTCGAGTCGTACGAGAAGAACAAGGTCGAGCGCCTCGGCGTGGACGCGACCCGTCCGCACCGCGCCACCTACAAGAAGCTCACCCGGGGCTGA
- a CDS encoding Cys-Gln thioester bond-forming surface protein produces MTAAAGLALVGGVTFAGAAAAEEAPAHRGGAVATLGGLQTFGQAVIRDNGTSQQVPAGLFEMSVDGGGTLQTYCIDILNPTQKDAKYQETPWSGTSLNGNRDAGKIRWILQNSYPQVNDLAALARKAGARSLTAQTAAAGTQVAIWRYSDGAKVDAVDPQAEKLADYLYKSARNSAEPKASLTLEPSAVSGRAGKRLGPVTVRTDAESVTVTPPADSEASGVKVVGKNGKPVKSARDGSRLYFDVPKDAPDGAAALSVQTSTTVPVGRAFASETRSQTQILAGSSESTVSAAATANWAAEGALPALSAEKNCAKSGVDITATNKGDKPFTFRLMGFKHTIKAGASQTVTIPLQEDQPYDFTINGPSGFEKRFKGVLDCRTAGDTITSKAQPASQPSPASAGGTVGGGDLAETGSSSNTPLIVGIAVAFVVVGGAAVFFLRKKDAPAETSTEE; encoded by the coding sequence GTGACCGCGGCTGCGGGGCTGGCCCTGGTGGGCGGGGTGACCTTCGCGGGCGCGGCCGCGGCGGAGGAGGCCCCGGCGCACCGGGGCGGAGCCGTCGCGACGCTGGGCGGGCTGCAGACGTTCGGCCAGGCCGTCATCCGTGACAACGGCACCTCGCAGCAGGTGCCCGCGGGACTCTTCGAGATGTCCGTGGACGGCGGCGGCACCCTCCAGACGTACTGCATCGACATCCTCAACCCCACGCAGAAGGACGCCAAGTACCAGGAGACCCCCTGGAGCGGCACCTCACTGAACGGCAACCGGGACGCGGGCAAGATCCGCTGGATCCTCCAGAACTCGTACCCGCAGGTGAACGACCTCGCCGCGCTGGCCCGCAAGGCGGGTGCGCGGTCCCTCACCGCGCAGACCGCCGCGGCCGGCACCCAGGTGGCGATCTGGCGGTACTCCGACGGCGCGAAGGTCGACGCCGTCGACCCGCAGGCCGAGAAGCTCGCCGACTATCTGTACAAGAGCGCGCGGAACAGCGCCGAGCCCAAAGCGTCGCTGACGCTGGAGCCGTCGGCCGTGTCGGGCCGTGCGGGGAAGAGGCTCGGGCCGGTCACCGTGCGGACCGACGCCGAGTCGGTGACGGTCACGCCGCCCGCGGACTCCGAGGCGAGCGGGGTGAAGGTCGTCGGCAAGAACGGCAAGCCGGTGAAGTCGGCGCGCGACGGCAGCCGCCTCTACTTCGACGTGCCGAAGGACGCACCCGACGGCGCGGCCGCGCTGTCCGTGCAGACGTCGACCACCGTGCCCGTCGGCCGGGCCTTCGCGTCCGAGACCAGGAGCCAGACGCAGATCCTCGCCGGATCCAGCGAGTCGACGGTGTCGGCAGCGGCGACCGCGAACTGGGCCGCCGAAGGAGCGCTGCCCGCGCTCTCGGCCGAGAAGAACTGCGCCAAGAGCGGTGTGGACATCACCGCGACCAACAAGGGCGACAAGCCCTTCACCTTCCGCCTGATGGGCTTCAAGCACACCATCAAGGCGGGCGCGTCACAGACCGTGACGATCCCGCTGCAAGAGGACCAGCCCTACGACTTCACGATCAACGGGCCGAGCGGCTTCGAGAAGCGGTTCAAGGGCGTGCTCGACTGCCGCACGGCGGGCGACACGATAACGAGCAAGGCACAGCCCGCCTCGCAGCCCAGCCCCGCCTCGGCGGGCGGCACCGTCGGCGGCGGCGACCTGGCCGAGACCGGCAGCAGCAGCAACACCCCGCTGATCGTCGGCATCGCGGTGGCGTTCGTCGTGGTCGGCGGCGCGGCGGTGTTCTTCCTCCGCAAGAAGGACGCCCCGGCGGAGACCTCCACCGAGGAGTAG
- a CDS encoding single-stranded DNA-binding protein has product MNETLVTVVGNVATTPVYRELPSGPVARFRLAVTARYYDGAKSTWTDGHTNFFTVWAWRALGTNVQGSVSVGEPVIVQGRLKVRDEERGGQHWTSADIEAVAIGHDLTRGTAAFRRVGRGNPTLTEPTQGQAQGQASGQASGQGQDVSGLWEKKPEPVG; this is encoded by the coding sequence ATGAACGAGACCTTGGTGACGGTAGTGGGAAACGTCGCGACGACGCCGGTGTACCGGGAGCTGCCGTCGGGACCGGTGGCGCGGTTCCGGCTCGCGGTGACGGCGCGGTACTACGACGGGGCGAAGAGCACATGGACCGACGGGCACACCAACTTCTTCACGGTCTGGGCGTGGCGGGCGCTCGGCACGAACGTGCAGGGGTCGGTGTCCGTCGGCGAACCGGTCATCGTGCAGGGCAGGTTGAAGGTGCGCGACGAGGAGCGGGGTGGGCAGCACTGGACGTCGGCGGACATCGAGGCGGTCGCCATCGGCCACGATCTGACGCGCGGCACGGCGGCGTTCAGAAGGGTGGGCAGGGGCAACCCGACGCTGACGGAGCCGACGCAAGGGCAAGCGCAGGGGCAAGCGTCGGGGCAAGCGTCGGGTCAGGGACAGGATGTGTCCGGGCTGTGGGAGAAGAAGCCGGAGCCGGTGGGGTGA
- a CDS encoding YfjP family GTPase, with product MTAVTDHADPADPADPADRARNRDQERDRDRVRDRVRDRSRDASAADADAETDADATRARRDRHAERTDSRPGRPWDDGLIARRVEDAQRSPGGGGSGGGGGADLVINSAARSYAPVPPSIPSTPSAPSTGPTPSYEGPLRTRLDALRELVGLSRTRLDSGTLAEAGRVLDEAAARRRLSERHTVVAIAGATGSGKSTLFNSLAGVMISETGVRRPTTAAPIGCSWTDGAAGLLDRLGIPGRLRRRPLQGPGADELQGLVLIDLPDHDSAVGEHREHVDRILALVDAVIWVVDPEKYADAMLHERYLRPMAGHAEVTFVVLNQIDRLPGDAADQVLDDLRRLLDDDGVALGEHGEPGATVLAISALTGEGIGELREALGQFTQERGAAARRISADVDAAAERLRPVYVSGGHSGRNRGRIGLSEEAREEFADRLADAVGAAAAGDAAERAWRRHAGKACGDPWFRLWRWYEARRFSQGVPTPVALAPVDEEATARQRVEHAVRTVADEAARGLPLPWGQAVREAAVRGAEGLPEALDELAVTAGVMAGVPGGRPPRPGWWPVAVLAQAAMTLLQVVGGIWLLGQIIGLATPNLGVPVLLMLAGIVGGPCVEWASRMAARGPARRYGNEAERRLRETAAGCGRARVLDPVAAELLRYREVREQYVRVSGELSGAARSPIG from the coding sequence GTGACCGCCGTCACTGATCACGCCGATCCCGCCGACCCCGCTGACCCGGCCGACCGGGCGCGCAACCGTGACCAGGAACGTGACCGTGACCGGGTCCGTGACCGGGTCCGTGACCGGAGTCGTGACGCGTCCGCCGCCGACGCCGACGCCGAGACCGACGCCGACGCCACGCGCGCCCGCCGAGACCGCCACGCCGAACGTACCGACAGCCGTCCCGGCCGCCCCTGGGACGACGGCCTCATCGCCCGCCGAGTCGAAGACGCGCAACGGTCCCCGGGCGGGGGCGGCAGCGGCGGGGGCGGGGGCGCGGACCTGGTCATCAACAGCGCAGCCCGCTCGTACGCCCCAGTCCCACCCTCCATCCCCTCCACCCCCTCCGCTCCCTCCACGGGCCCCACCCCCTCCTACGAAGGCCCCCTCCGTACCCGCCTGGACGCACTGCGCGAACTCGTCGGGCTCTCCCGCACCCGCCTCGACAGCGGCACGCTCGCCGAGGCCGGGCGCGTCCTGGACGAGGCCGCCGCCCGGCGCAGGCTCTCCGAACGGCACACCGTCGTCGCCATCGCCGGGGCCACCGGCAGCGGCAAGTCGACGCTCTTCAACTCGCTCGCCGGAGTGATGATCTCGGAAACCGGTGTGCGCAGGCCGACCACCGCCGCGCCCATCGGGTGCAGCTGGACGGACGGCGCGGCAGGCCTCCTCGACCGGCTCGGGATCCCCGGCCGCCTGCGCCGCCGCCCGCTTCAGGGGCCCGGTGCCGACGAGCTCCAAGGGCTCGTCCTGATCGATCTGCCCGACCACGACTCGGCGGTCGGCGAGCACCGCGAGCACGTCGACCGCATCCTGGCCCTCGTCGACGCCGTCATCTGGGTCGTCGACCCGGAGAAGTACGCCGACGCGATGCTCCACGAACGCTATCTGCGCCCCATGGCCGGCCACGCCGAGGTCACCTTCGTGGTGCTCAACCAGATCGACCGGCTGCCGGGAGACGCCGCCGACCAGGTCCTCGACGACCTGCGGCGCCTCCTCGACGACGACGGCGTCGCGCTCGGCGAGCACGGGGAGCCGGGCGCCACGGTGCTCGCGATCTCCGCGTTGACGGGTGAGGGCATCGGCGAACTGCGTGAGGCACTGGGACAGTTCACCCAGGAGAGGGGTGCCGCGGCCCGCCGTATCTCCGCGGACGTGGACGCCGCCGCGGAACGCCTGCGTCCGGTGTACGTCAGCGGGGGGCACTCCGGCCGCAACCGCGGGCGGATCGGGCTCAGCGAGGAGGCCCGCGAGGAGTTCGCCGACCGGCTCGCGGACGCCGTGGGCGCGGCCGCCGCGGGGGACGCCGCGGAACGGGCCTGGCGCAGGCACGCGGGCAAGGCGTGCGGGGACCCGTGGTTCAGGCTGTGGCGCTGGTACGAAGCGCGGCGCTTCTCGCAGGGCGTGCCGACGCCGGTCGCCCTCGCGCCCGTGGACGAGGAGGCGACGGCACGCCAGCGGGTGGAGCACGCCGTGCGCACGGTGGCCGACGAGGCGGCGAGAGGGTTGCCGCTGCCCTGGGGGCAGGCCGTGCGAGAGGCCGCGGTGCGCGGCGCCGAGGGGCTTCCGGAGGCTCTGGACGAGCTGGCGGTGACGGCGGGGGTGATGGCGGGCGTGCCGGGTGGACGGCCGCCGCGCCCCGGCTGGTGGCCCGTCGCGGTCCTGGCGCAGGCCGCGATGACGCTGCTGCAAGTCGTGGGCGGGATCTGGTTGCTGGGCCAGATCATCGGCCTCGCCACGCCGAATTTGGGCGTGCCGGTGCTGCTGATGCTGGCGGGCATCGTGGGCGGCCCGTGCGTGGAGTGGGCGAGCCGGATGGCGGCGCGGGGGCCCGCGCGCCGGTACGGGAACGAGGCGGAACGGCGGCTGCGGGAGACGGCGGCCGGGTGCGGGCGGGCGAGAGTCCTCGATCCGGTGGCGGCGGAGCTGCTGCGGTACCGGGAGGTCAGGGAGCAGTACGTGCGGGTGTCGGGGGAGCTGTCGGGGGCCGCCCGTTCCCCGATCGGGTGA
- a CDS encoding dynamin family protein — protein MVTLDVRPQLLDALSALRERVAAARFPLPLPGAPRARANRDELLAQLDDYLVPRLKAPEAPLLAVIGGSTGAGKSTLVNSLVGRQVSEAGVLRPTTRTPVLVCHPDDHHWFSGMRILPDLTRVWVPRQDPGEEEGEGEGDAGGDAAALVGEEERALRIETAPSLPRGLALLDAPDIDSLIADNRVLAAELISAADVWVMVTTASRYADAVPWHLLRTAKEHDATLVTVLDRVPHQVVTEVSRQYGALLAKAGLGDVPRFTVPELPESAGGGGLLPATAVAPLRAWLTHQAQDPSVREQAVARTALGVLGSLDSRMPELAGAVAAQYAAALRLTSAVDEAYENEHARVERRLRAGGVLAGGALKRWRSYPLDCGAGELLDAIAESLEALLLCAVTAADEHIDDAWRREPAAGAPTLAGRDPETESAEHRIGMAVRRWRREMEEYAEDEVRCLERVDKNVLPDPEVVAALLATALLGGRRARAAGEVLAERIGAQAAVRLRDRGGRLLVDYLEKVLNAERERRLAPLYALEVHPEPQAELIAALSVLQKER, from the coding sequence GTGGTGACCTTGGACGTACGGCCTCAGCTGCTTGACGCACTCTCCGCCCTGCGCGAGCGTGTCGCCGCCGCACGCTTTCCGCTCCCCCTGCCAGGGGCGCCCCGCGCGCGTGCCAACCGGGACGAGCTGTTGGCACAGCTCGATGACTATCTCGTGCCCCGGCTCAAGGCCCCCGAAGCGCCCCTTCTCGCCGTCATCGGCGGATCCACCGGGGCCGGCAAGTCCACCCTCGTGAATTCCCTGGTGGGGCGACAGGTCAGTGAGGCGGGTGTGCTGCGGCCCACCACCCGCACTCCCGTGCTCGTCTGCCATCCGGACGACCACCACTGGTTCTCGGGGATGCGGATCCTGCCCGACCTCACGCGCGTGTGGGTGCCACGCCAGGACCCCGGTGAGGAGGAGGGCGAAGGGGAGGGAGACGCGGGCGGGGACGCGGCGGCCCTCGTCGGTGAGGAGGAGCGCGCGCTACGTATCGAGACCGCGCCCAGCCTGCCCCGCGGACTCGCCCTCCTGGACGCACCCGACATCGACTCCCTCATCGCCGACAACCGCGTCCTGGCCGCCGAACTGATCTCCGCGGCCGACGTGTGGGTGATGGTCACCACCGCGTCGCGCTACGCCGACGCCGTCCCCTGGCACCTGCTGCGCACCGCCAAGGAGCACGACGCCACCCTCGTCACGGTCCTCGACCGCGTACCGCACCAGGTGGTGACCGAGGTGTCGCGCCAGTACGGGGCGCTGCTCGCCAAGGCTGGCCTCGGCGACGTACCGCGTTTCACCGTGCCCGAACTGCCCGAGTCCGCGGGCGGCGGCGGGCTGCTCCCCGCCACCGCCGTCGCGCCCCTGCGCGCCTGGCTCACCCACCAAGCCCAAGACCCCTCCGTCCGCGAGCAGGCCGTCGCCCGCACCGCCCTGGGGGTCCTCGGGTCCCTCGACTCGCGCATGCCGGAACTCGCGGGCGCCGTCGCCGCCCAGTACGCCGCCGCGCTACGGCTCACCTCCGCCGTCGACGAGGCGTACGAGAACGAGCACGCGCGCGTGGAGAGGCGTTTGCGGGCCGGAGGGGTACTCGCCGGAGGCGCCCTGAAGCGCTGGCGCAGCTATCCGCTCGACTGCGGAGCCGGTGAACTCCTCGACGCCATCGCCGAGAGCCTGGAGGCGCTGCTGCTGTGCGCTGTCACCGCCGCCGACGAGCACATCGACGACGCCTGGCGGCGCGAACCCGCCGCCGGAGCGCCGACCCTGGCCGGGCGCGATCCGGAGACCGAGAGCGCCGAGCACCGTATCGGGATGGCCGTACGCAGGTGGCGGCGCGAGATGGAGGAGTACGCCGAGGACGAGGTGCGCTGCCTCGAACGGGTCGACAAGAACGTCCTTCCCGACCCCGAGGTCGTCGCCGCGCTGCTCGCCACGGCGCTGCTCGGCGGGCGCCGGGCGCGTGCGGCCGGGGAGGTCCTCGCCGAGCGGATCGGCGCCCAGGCCGCCGTCCGGCTGCGCGACCGGGGCGGGCGCCTGCTGGTCGACTACCTGGAGAAGGTCCTCAACGCCGAACGGGAGCGCAGGCTCGCCCCCCTGTACGCCCTCGAAGTGCACCCCGAACCCCAGGCCGAGCTGATCGCCGCCCTGTCCGTACTCCAGAAGGAGAGGTGA
- a CDS encoding type II toxin-antitoxin system Phd/YefM family antitoxin, with protein MPAQPEITQRDLRTRSKEIMDAVQGGQAFTVTRDGHLLGELIPLRRRRRFVPRAEFAAMSRTAPDISTDAFRDDQDALVEQELDDPYAR; from the coding sequence ATGCCAGCGCAGCCGGAGATCACTCAGCGCGATCTGCGCACCCGCTCCAAAGAGATCATGGATGCCGTCCAGGGAGGACAGGCGTTCACCGTCACACGCGACGGACACCTTCTCGGCGAGCTGATCCCGCTCCGCCGCCGTCGCCGCTTCGTTCCCCGTGCCGAGTTCGCGGCCATGTCACGCACCGCCCCTGACATTTCCACGGACGCCTTCCGCGACGACCAGGACGCCCTCGTCGAGCAGGAGTTGGACGACCCATATGCCCGTTGA
- a CDS encoding type II toxin-antitoxin system VapC family toxin, whose translation MPVEHEQGLLDTNIMILRKWIDTDELPAEMAISAITLAELSAGPHQVRGSDEQSGYDEHAERARRMDVLQRAENEFDPIPFDVEAARIYGRICAAVVSAGRKPRRRVADLMIAATAAAEELPLFTTNPDDFKGLDDLITIVPVTRPETLHDR comes from the coding sequence ATGCCCGTTGAGCACGAGCAAGGGCTGCTCGATACCAACATCATGATCCTGCGCAAGTGGATCGACACCGACGAGTTGCCCGCCGAGATGGCCATCAGCGCCATCACCCTCGCGGAACTCTCAGCGGGCCCCCATCAGGTACGCGGCAGCGACGAGCAGAGCGGCTACGACGAACACGCCGAGCGGGCCCGCCGCATGGACGTCCTACAGCGCGCCGAGAACGAATTCGACCCCATCCCCTTCGACGTGGAGGCCGCGCGTATCTACGGCAGGATCTGCGCCGCCGTCGTCTCCGCAGGCCGCAAGCCCCGTCGCCGTGTGGCAGACCTGATGATCGCCGCCACCGCAGCCGCCGAGGAGCTACCCCTCTTCACCACCAACCCCGACGACTTCAAGGGCCTCGACGACTTGATCACCATCGTGCCCGTAACCAGGCCCGAGACCCTGCACGACCGGTAG
- a CDS encoding TerD family protein, whose translation MAAAVLSSALDLSDLRDYAFDWALVDVETSGLVARRDRVLSIAVVTIGRDGVQTGEFSTLLNPGCDPGPVHVHGLTAERLRGAPSFEQVAEQLGALLRDRVLVAHNAQFDYDFLAHEFARARTYLPVSQRLCTLALNRQVDLPVEDMKLGTLAAHYGVAQTQAHDALDDTRVLSGIFRATLREAARLGLPLPLVACPPRQDSQFAPKPPKTPCAYRNPGRLQPGGPLLQGMKIAITGETATSRAELVTRSVAAGLNMVSSVSRHTSALVTNDSASGSAKARRAIAEGVPVIDESAFLELLAGVQSGALHQAPTPEAAAPAPERVVRAPEAVVPAPRPSEPDKAASTDKPLTGQRVLVLGGTHADAVVARSRIVELGGSAAVNLSFSVTDVVVLAGGEYDRRRRRIADLGLPLHDENWLSAPTAVRSDEDEAADEQRDEQKDEQKSAAARPSAPRVLPRGGVIDLPAPPSGTPAPPWHVTASWVPQDHSEIDVVAFALDEDEQVTFDEDFVFYGAPENPAGTVRLLTDGPAEQTITIDLASLPPASRKVVIAAAIDGEATFGDVGAVQVAAAPDDSAAALALATMDAATTERSLLLAEIYRRGSVWRFRAVGQGHDHGLGDLARGYGVAVDD comes from the coding sequence ATGGCTGCTGCTGTCCTCTCCTCCGCCCTCGACCTCTCCGACCTGCGTGACTACGCCTTCGACTGGGCGCTCGTGGATGTGGAGACCTCGGGGCTCGTCGCCCGCAGGGACCGCGTGCTGTCGATCGCGGTGGTGACCATCGGGCGCGACGGCGTGCAGACCGGCGAGTTCTCGACGCTGCTGAATCCCGGGTGTGACCCCGGGCCCGTGCACGTCCACGGTCTGACCGCCGAGCGGTTGCGCGGGGCGCCGTCCTTCGAGCAGGTGGCGGAGCAGCTCGGCGCGTTGCTGCGGGACCGGGTCCTCGTGGCTCACAACGCACAGTTCGACTACGACTTCCTGGCCCACGAGTTCGCCCGTGCCCGCACGTACCTGCCCGTCTCGCAGCGGCTGTGCACCCTGGCTCTCAACCGGCAGGTCGATCTGCCGGTCGAGGACATGAAGCTGGGCACGCTGGCCGCCCACTACGGCGTAGCGCAGACCCAGGCGCATGACGCGCTGGACGACACCCGGGTCCTTTCCGGGATCTTCCGCGCCACGTTGCGGGAGGCGGCGCGCCTCGGCCTGCCACTGCCGCTGGTGGCCTGTCCGCCCCGGCAGGATTCCCAGTTCGCGCCCAAACCGCCGAAGACACCGTGCGCGTACCGCAATCCGGGGCGGTTGCAGCCCGGCGGCCCGCTCCTCCAGGGCATGAAGATAGCCATCACCGGGGAGACCGCGACCTCGCGGGCGGAGCTGGTGACGCGGTCGGTCGCCGCCGGTCTGAACATGGTGTCCTCGGTCAGTCGGCACACCAGCGCGCTGGTCACCAACGACTCCGCGTCGGGATCGGCCAAGGCCCGGCGGGCCATCGCCGAGGGCGTGCCGGTCATCGACGAGTCCGCCTTCCTCGAACTGCTCGCCGGAGTTCAGTCCGGGGCGCTCCACCAGGCACCCACGCCGGAGGCCGCCGCCCCGGCACCGGAGAGGGTTGTTCGGGCGCCGGAGGCGGTTGTTCCGGCCCCCCGGCCGTCGGAGCCCGACAAAGCCGCGTCGACGGACAAACCGCTGACCGGGCAGCGGGTACTGGTCCTCGGCGGTACGCACGCGGACGCGGTCGTGGCCCGTAGCCGCATCGTGGAGCTGGGCGGCTCTGCCGCCGTCAACCTCTCGTTCAGCGTCACCGATGTCGTCGTCCTGGCCGGAGGTGAATACGACCGCCGCAGGCGCCGGATCGCGGACCTGGGGCTGCCTCTGCATGACGAGAACTGGCTCAGCGCGCCAACAGCGGTCCGCAGCGATGAAGATGAGGCCGCGGATGAGCAGAGGGATGAGCAGAAGGACGAGCAGAAGTCGGCTGCGGCCCGGCCGTCTGCCCCTCGCGTACTGCCGCGCGGCGGTGTCATCGACCTGCCCGCACCGCCCTCCGGAACTCCCGCGCCCCCCTGGCACGTCACCGCGAGCTGGGTGCCACAGGACCACTCCGAGATCGACGTCGTCGCATTCGCCCTCGACGAGGACGAACAGGTCACCTTCGACGAGGACTTCGTCTTCTACGGCGCCCCGGAGAACCCGGCGGGCACGGTGCGACTCCTCACCGACGGCCCGGCCGAGCAGACCATCACCATCGACCTGGCCTCCCTCCCGCCCGCCTCGCGCAAGGTCGTCATCGCGGCCGCCATCGACGGGGAAGCGACCTTCGGGGACGTCGGAGCGGTCCAGGTGGCCGCCGCGCCGGACGACAGTGCCGCGGCGTTGGCACTGGCCACGATGGACGCGGCCACCACGGAACGGTCCCTGCTCCTCGCCGAGATCTACCGCCGCGGCTCCGTCTGGCGTTTCCGCGCGGTCGGACAGGGACACGACCACGGACTCGGTGACCTCGCACGCGGGTACGGCGTCGCTGTCGACGACTGA
- a CDS encoding VOC family protein gives MATIKKFQVTFDCAEPERLARFWCDVLGYVVPPPPDGFATWDDFKQAQPPEQRDSWFACIDPSGIGPRLYFQRVPEGKVVKNRVHLDVRVGTGLVGAERLAALEAERDRLVPLGAVYVQTLYDGNDSCIPMLDIEGNEFCID, from the coding sequence ATGGCGACGATCAAGAAGTTCCAAGTCACCTTCGACTGCGCCGAGCCCGAGCGGCTCGCCCGGTTCTGGTGCGACGTATTGGGCTATGTCGTACCGCCGCCGCCGGACGGGTTCGCCACCTGGGACGACTTCAAGCAGGCGCAGCCGCCCGAGCAGCGGGACTCCTGGTTCGCCTGCATCGATCCCTCAGGCATCGGGCCGCGGCTGTACTTTCAGCGCGTACCCGAAGGGAAGGTCGTCAAGAACCGGGTCCATCTCGACGTGCGGGTCGGCACGGGGCTCGTGGGTGCAGAGCGGCTCGCCGCGCTCGAGGCCGAGCGCGATCGGCTGGTTCCGCTCGGGGCCGTGTACGTGCAGACGCTGTACGACGGCAACGATTCGTGCATTCCGATGTTGGACATCGAGGGCAACGAGTTCTGTATCGATTGA